From Mustela nigripes isolate SB6536 chromosome 13, MUSNIG.SB6536, whole genome shotgun sequence, one genomic window encodes:
- the LOC131998804 gene encoding small ribosomal subunit protein eS12-like produces the protein MAEEGIAAGGVMDVNTALQEVLKTALIHDGLAHGIREAAKALDKRQAHLCVLAYNCDEPMYVKLVEALCAEHQINLIKVDDNKKLGEWVGLCKIDREGKPRKVVGCSCVVVKDYGKESQAKDVIEEYFKCKK, from the coding sequence ATGGCCGAGGAAGGCATTGCTGCTGGAGGTGTAATGGACGTTAATACTGCTTTACAAGAGGTGCTGAAGACCGCCCTCATCCACGATGGCCTAGCACATGGAATTCGCGAAGCTGCCAAAGCCTTAGACAAGCGCCAAGCCCATCTTTGTGTGCTTGCATACAACTGTGATGAACCTATGTATGTCAAGTTGGTGGAGGCCCTTTGTGCTGAACACCAAATCAACCTAATCAAGGTTGATGACAACAAGAAACTAGGGGAGTGGGTAGGCCTCTGTAAaattgacagagagggaaaaccCCGTAAAGTGGTTGGTTGCAGTTGTGTGGTGGTTAAGGACTATGGCAAAGAGTCTCAGGCGAAGGATGTCATCGAGGAATACTTCAAAtgcaagaaatga